TTCGCAAGGCACGTCCGGCCACATATTCTTTGTCCATCAGATAAGCAAAATGGTTGATTTTTTATAATGGGAATAAATCTTTATTAAAGGTGATTTTCATCACTTTTTTCTTGAAAAGTAAAAACTATCTTTACTGCAATAGCAATTACGAGGATATTGTTGAACTTGCTATTAATAGATTTAGCCATAAAAAATATATTATTTGGGGGCTTTCTCTGAAAAGAGGCCCCTAATTTTTTTTCGATCGCCCAGGCTCCGTGGTGTGTTTATCCACGTTTTTATAGGCTTAATTCTTGTTTAAAGAAATGTCCAATTTTAGTCGCTTTCGATGAATGATTCGAAATGACCAAAGAGTATCTAACTACTGAAGACTAAAAAATTGCATTTTCTGCAGTTAATATAATGGGAGAGCCATCAGTAATCAGAATCGTGTGTTCATGCTGAGCCATGAACCCGCCCTTATCGCCAACCATAGTCCAGCCGTCACTGAGTTCAGTCGCGTACGTAGAAGCTGTTGAGATAAAGGTTTCAATAGCAACCACAGTGTTTTTACGAAACCTGCGTTGGTCGAAGCGATTTTTATAATTCAGCAATTCATCAGGCTCTTCGTGCAGACTTTTTCCCACACCATGTCCACCAAGATTTTTGATAACTTTATAACCTCTTTTTTTAGCTTCAGTTTCAATAAGATGCCCAATGTCTGCTATTTTTACGCCGCCACGGATGTTACTGATTGCCTTTTGAAGAATTTCTTTGGAAGCTGTTACCAATTTTTCATGCTGATGTATATCTTCTCCGATAACAAAGGAACATCCATTATCAGCCCAATAGCCATCAAGCTCTGCAGATACATCAATATTGATCAAGTCACCCTGATGCAGTATCCTTTCTGCATGCGGTATTCCATGACAGAATTCGTCGTTTATACTAATACAGGTATAGCCAGGAAATC
The genomic region above belongs to Sphingobacterium zeae and contains:
- the map gene encoding type I methionyl aminopeptidase is translated as MSITNETELTGMQKASNAVAKTLKSMIEYAQVGMSTKELDEYGAEILQSMGANSAPALTYGFPGYTCISINDEFCHGIPHAERILHQGDLINIDVSAELDGYWADNGCSFVIGEDIHQHEKLVTASKEILQKAISNIRGGVKIADIGHLIETEAKKRGYKVIKNLGGHGVGKSLHEEPDELLNYKNRFDQRRFRKNTVVAIETFISTASTYATELSDGWTMVGDKGGFMAQHEHTILITDGSPIILTAENAIF